In a single window of the Leisingera daeponensis DSM 23529 genome:
- a CDS encoding TIGR00282 family metallophosphoesterase: protein MRILFLGDVMGRAGRRAITENLPRLRDEWRLDFVVVNGENASNGMGLSGEHAKLLLDAGVDCLTLGDHAFDQKDMLQYIEKEPRIIRPLNFAKGAPGRGYRLFNAPGGRKVLVAQVLGQVFMKRAFDDPFGAVEAVLKAHPRGGLAQAVIVDMHCEATSEKMAMGHFCNGRASLVAGTHTHVPTADAQILSEGTGYLTDAGMCGDYNSVIGMDKAEPMRRFLTGMPKTRFTPADGEATLSGVFVETDDRTGAAKQIRMVRNGGLLQESAL, encoded by the coding sequence ATGCGAATTCTGTTTCTAGGCGATGTGATGGGCCGCGCCGGGCGCCGTGCCATCACCGAAAATCTGCCGCGGCTGCGTGACGAGTGGCGGCTCGATTTTGTTGTGGTCAACGGCGAAAACGCCTCCAACGGCATGGGGCTGAGCGGTGAGCACGCCAAGCTGCTGCTGGACGCAGGCGTCGACTGCCTGACGCTGGGCGATCATGCCTTCGACCAGAAGGACATGCTGCAGTACATCGAGAAAGAGCCGCGCATCATCCGCCCCTTGAACTTTGCCAAGGGCGCCCCCGGCCGCGGCTACCGCCTGTTCAACGCGCCGGGCGGACGCAAGGTGCTGGTGGCGCAGGTGCTGGGCCAGGTGTTCATGAAACGCGCCTTTGACGACCCCTTCGGCGCGGTGGAGGCGGTTCTGAAAGCGCATCCGCGCGGCGGGCTGGCGCAGGCGGTGATCGTCGACATGCATTGCGAGGCCACCTCGGAGAAGATGGCAATGGGCCATTTCTGCAACGGCCGCGCGTCGCTGGTTGCAGGCACCCACACCCATGTGCCGACCGCGGACGCGCAGATCCTGTCCGAAGGCACAGGCTATCTGACCGATGCGGGCATGTGCGGCGACTACAATTCGGTCATCGGCATGGACAAGGCCGAACCGATGCGCCGCTTCCTGACCGGTATGCCCAAAACCCGCTTTACCCCCGCAGACGGCGAAGCCACCCTGTCCGGCGTCTTTGTCGAGACCGACGACCGCACCGGCGCTGCAAAGCAGATTCGCATGGTGCGCAACGGCGGGCTCCTGCAGGAATCGGCTCTCTGA
- a CDS encoding 5-formyltetrahydrofolate cyclo-ligase — MTDLTEIKAAARKAAFARRKGAFDRNIPGAAGRLSEVLAGYRGVPLSGYMPIRTEIDPVPAMAEAAAHGPVGVPVILGAGQPLKFSRWQPDGPLREGPFGAMVPEDDDFFEPEILVVPLVAFDANGGRLGYGGGFYDRTLELLRGKRATLAIGFAFDAQEAEDLPLEPTDQPLDMVVTESRILQFSR; from the coding sequence ATGACCGATCTGACCGAAATCAAGGCCGCCGCCCGCAAAGCTGCCTTTGCCCGCCGCAAGGGGGCGTTCGACCGCAACATCCCGGGCGCCGCAGGCCGCCTGTCAGAGGTGCTGGCCGGCTACCGCGGCGTGCCGCTGTCGGGCTACATGCCGATCCGCACAGAGATTGATCCCGTGCCTGCGATGGCCGAGGCGGCGGCGCACGGCCCCGTCGGCGTGCCGGTGATCCTGGGGGCGGGGCAGCCGCTGAAGTTCAGCCGCTGGCAGCCCGATGGCCCGCTGCGCGAAGGCCCCTTTGGCGCCATGGTGCCGGAGGATGATGACTTCTTCGAGCCGGAAATCCTGGTGGTGCCGCTGGTTGCCTTTGATGCGAACGGCGGGCGGCTTGGCTATGGCGGCGGCTTTTACGACCGCACGCTGGAACTGCTGCGCGGCAAGCGCGCCACGCTGGCGATCGGGTTCGCCTTTGACGCGCAAGAGGCCGAAGACCTGCCGCTGGAACCCACCGACCAGCCGCTCGATATGGTCGTCACGGAAAGCCGCATCCTGCAGTTTTCACGCTGA
- the mgtE gene encoding magnesium transporter: MSSGDNISGDVSQDDAYHLDRKLVAQVLEAVEQGDQQTLTSLLEDLHAADIADLLEQIDSAERTRLIHLYDREFDGEILSELHESIREEVISILNPAVLAEAVRELESDDVVDLLEDLGEPQQEAILEVLEDADRVAVEQSLSYPESSAGRLMQREVVMAPEHWNVGQAIDYMRSSDDLPEQFYHVVVVDPRAHPVGNVTLGRIMASKREVPLTDLMEDTFQVIPADQDEEDVAYAFNQYHLISAPVVDDEGRLVGVITIDDAMIVLDEEHEEDILRLAGVGEESSLADRVIETTKRRFPWLAVNLVTAVLASLVIAQFEAAIAQIVALAVLMPIVASMGGNAGTQSLTVAVRAIATRDLTGSNVWRVIRREVLVGLVNGVIFAIVMGLVGLAWFGSPMLGVVIAVAMVVNLVVAGLAGTVIPVLLEKAGVDPALASGAFVTTVTDVVGFFAFLGLAAAVLL; this comes from the coding sequence ATGAGCAGCGGCGACAACATCAGCGGCGACGTGTCTCAGGACGACGCCTACCACCTCGACCGCAAGCTGGTGGCACAGGTTCTGGAGGCGGTGGAGCAGGGGGACCAGCAGACCCTGACCAGCTTGCTGGAAGACCTGCACGCGGCGGACATCGCCGACCTTCTGGAGCAGATTGACTCTGCTGAGCGCACCCGGCTGATCCATCTTTATGACCGCGAGTTCGACGGCGAAATCCTCTCGGAACTGCACGAAAGCATCCGCGAGGAAGTGATCTCGATCCTCAACCCCGCGGTTCTGGCCGAGGCTGTGCGGGAGCTGGAAAGCGACGACGTGGTCGACCTCCTGGAAGACCTGGGAGAGCCGCAGCAGGAAGCGATTCTGGAAGTTCTGGAGGATGCCGACCGGGTCGCGGTCGAGCAATCGCTGAGCTATCCGGAAAGTTCCGCCGGGCGCTTGATGCAGCGCGAGGTCGTGATGGCGCCGGAACATTGGAACGTCGGCCAGGCCATTGATTACATGCGCTCATCCGACGATCTGCCGGAACAGTTCTACCACGTGGTGGTGGTCGATCCGCGCGCCCATCCGGTCGGCAATGTCACCCTCGGGCGGATCATGGCCTCCAAGCGCGAGGTGCCGCTGACCGATCTGATGGAGGACACCTTTCAGGTCATTCCGGCGGATCAGGACGAGGAAGACGTGGCCTATGCCTTCAACCAGTACCACCTGATTTCCGCGCCGGTGGTCGATGACGAGGGCCGCCTGGTCGGGGTCATCACCATCGACGACGCGATGATCGTGCTGGACGAGGAGCACGAGGAAGACATCCTGCGCCTGGCCGGCGTTGGCGAGGAGAGCTCGCTGGCGGACCGGGTGATCGAGACCACCAAGCGCCGTTTCCCCTGGCTGGCGGTCAACCTGGTGACGGCGGTGCTGGCCTCGCTGGTCATCGCCCAGTTCGAGGCCGCGATTGCCCAGATCGTGGCATTGGCCGTGCTGATGCCGATCGTCGCCTCGATGGGCGGCAACGCAGGCACCCAGTCGCTGACCGTCGCGGTGCGCGCCATTGCCACCCGCGACCTGACCGGCTCCAACGTTTGGCGGGTGATCCGGCGGGAGGTGCTGGTGGGGCTGGTCAACGGGGTGATCTTTGCCATCGTCATGGGGCTGGTGGGGCTGGCCTGGTTCGGCTCGCCGATGCTGGGCGTGGTGATTGCCGTCGCTATGGTGGTCAATCTGGTCGTGGCGGGACTGGCGGGAACGGTGATCCCGGTTCTATTGGAGAAAGCCGGAGTTGACCCCGCGCTTGCCTCCGGCGCCTTTGTGACCACGGTGACCGATGTGGTTGGCTTCTTTGCCTTCCTCGGTCTGGCCGCCGCCGTATTGCTGTAG